A region of Oligoflexus sp. DNA encodes the following proteins:
- a CDS encoding response regulator, with protein sequence MIALVHKILRVNRERFPEEREWLKAVNRSLFQTLYALAWSCYVITYLILDTTINAALCGGLGLGSTLIGLAILRHSTNTAAATHVVHIGALLTLLAICHFTGGISSPIYTWLFALVICNFLLMGQRRGIIFACITLVACVINYMIQLNWPVGPVNAFFETQALSFGLFRLLTYSLSLSLVCVLTYTFAKNQFDAYESTRLAHEQIYKQKVELDQQHEQLISMSHVLKLQKEQLEEANEKLKDTDVQKTRFFQNISHELRTPLTLILGSIQQARREVGDLESLQVLQRNANRLLRLVNQLLDFQKLAAGHGELKLQPIDLRRFTQQISEYFETPARQNQVRFHLDHTDLSPESVIRVLGEIDGLEKIVFNYLSNALKYTPPGGTITLKLSMMGPEVRVTVSDTGPGIPEQQIQRLFQVFSQVEQVGGRKVEGTGLGLALTKEIAERMKGSVGVSSEVGKGSQFWVTLPLMKADRPHIDCLLVTQNAVMQKAFMAHFEASPFTMRAAASLDEAQGLLQNWDIQIVCLDVALPQGRAFEILDETVRLLPESKRILIQPEGVPYETPRTFNPRSIDRMISFPFLAEDLGYLHDLLVKFRLLDHADFVKFLVVDDDSVCLQQTIACLEKLGGLEDICVAASYPEAIELLKTYRFACILSDENIGSDPGSKLLAEAKVLQPETTRILITADQSPELRQKVINSGSIDHVLYKPVRKEELQPLLEGRVKAQSQSNSSESSSANYKDWLLAGSKSQGREGLIRAEAQLREGQARILVVDDLPDMRHLIAESLLSLDYGVIEAEDGRRALEMARNYRPDLIISDWMMPHLNGPELLKELQADAELQSTPTILLTAKGDELSRIEAMQLGAIAFLSKPFDIAELVNTVHNLIRLKESEKKIKELNRHMREHVLQRFFPAQVLKRICEGEVAFGSGSSLLPVTILFADLCEFTRNSSVLGPRKISEILNVYLSRMSDIAFAHGGTVDKFIGDGVMLIFGAPEPLESAEQVRRACACALAMQEAIEDLQKTWQAQGLPLFQMRVGIHHGPALVGMFGNERRSDYTVIGPTVNIASRVESAAEPGAIFITQVVRDYLDGENQWQSAGGYKLKGIDGESQLYRLLKTPNALKAAG encoded by the coding sequence ATGATTGCGTTGGTCCATAAGATTCTGAGGGTGAATCGTGAGCGCTTTCCGGAAGAACGAGAGTGGCTGAAAGCGGTCAATCGTAGTCTGTTTCAGACTCTTTATGCTCTGGCCTGGTCGTGCTATGTGATCACCTATCTGATCCTGGACACCACAATCAACGCCGCTCTCTGCGGTGGATTGGGTTTGGGATCCACTCTGATCGGCCTTGCGATTCTGCGGCATTCCACAAACACCGCGGCTGCCACCCATGTCGTTCATATTGGAGCCTTGCTGACTCTTCTGGCTATCTGCCATTTCACGGGCGGCATTTCCTCGCCGATTTACACCTGGCTGTTTGCGCTGGTGATCTGTAACTTTCTTTTGATGGGTCAGCGCCGCGGGATTATCTTCGCCTGCATCACGCTTGTGGCCTGTGTCATCAATTACATGATTCAGCTGAATTGGCCTGTGGGTCCTGTGAATGCGTTCTTTGAGACCCAGGCTCTGTCGTTTGGTCTCTTTCGGCTTTTGACCTATAGCCTTTCCTTGAGTCTTGTCTGCGTCTTGACCTATACCTTTGCCAAAAATCAGTTTGATGCCTATGAAAGCACAAGGCTGGCTCATGAGCAGATCTATAAGCAAAAGGTCGAGCTGGATCAGCAGCATGAGCAGCTGATCAGCATGAGTCATGTTTTGAAGCTTCAGAAAGAGCAGCTGGAAGAGGCCAATGAGAAATTGAAAGACACGGATGTTCAGAAGACGCGCTTCTTTCAGAATATTTCGCATGAACTCAGAACGCCACTGACTCTTATCCTCGGTTCGATTCAGCAGGCGCGACGCGAGGTCGGCGACCTGGAATCCCTGCAGGTGCTGCAGCGCAATGCCAATCGTCTTCTGCGGCTGGTGAACCAGCTCCTTGATTTTCAAAAGCTGGCGGCAGGTCATGGTGAGCTGAAGCTTCAGCCGATCGACCTGCGTCGCTTTACGCAGCAGATTTCTGAGTACTTCGAAACACCAGCCCGGCAGAATCAGGTTCGTTTTCACCTGGATCATACGGACTTGAGCCCTGAAAGTGTGATTCGCGTGCTCGGAGAGATTGATGGGCTTGAGAAGATCGTATTCAATTACCTTTCCAATGCTTTGAAATATACGCCTCCGGGCGGCACCATCACTCTGAAGCTCAGTATGATGGGGCCCGAGGTTCGCGTGACTGTCAGTGATACCGGCCCTGGCATTCCCGAGCAGCAGATTCAGCGTCTTTTCCAGGTTTTTTCGCAGGTCGAGCAGGTCGGCGGACGCAAGGTGGAAGGGACGGGGCTTGGTCTGGCCTTGACCAAGGAAATTGCTGAACGCATGAAGGGATCGGTGGGGGTGTCGAGTGAGGTCGGGAAAGGATCTCAGTTCTGGGTGACTCTGCCTCTGATGAAAGCGGATCGTCCGCATATTGATTGTCTTCTGGTTACGCAGAATGCCGTCATGCAAAAGGCGTTTATGGCTCATTTTGAAGCTTCGCCTTTTACGATGCGTGCCGCGGCCAGCCTGGATGAGGCGCAGGGGCTCCTTCAGAACTGGGATATACAGATTGTCTGTTTGGATGTGGCCCTTCCTCAAGGTCGCGCGTTTGAGATCCTGGATGAGACTGTGCGGCTTTTGCCTGAGAGCAAACGTATTCTGATTCAGCCTGAGGGTGTTCCCTATGAAACACCGCGGACCTTTAATCCGCGGTCCATTGATCGTATGATCAGCTTTCCTTTCCTTGCTGAGGATCTTGGCTATCTGCATGACCTTTTGGTGAAGTTCAGACTTTTGGATCATGCGGATTTTGTGAAGTTTCTGGTGGTGGATGATGATTCGGTTTGTTTGCAGCAGACGATTGCCTGTTTGGAGAAATTGGGCGGGCTTGAGGATATCTGTGTGGCTGCATCTTATCCCGAGGCCATTGAGCTTTTGAAGACCTATCGTTTTGCCTGTATTTTGAGTGATGAGAATATTGGGAGTGATCCGGGGTCGAAGCTGCTGGCCGAGGCGAAGGTTCTGCAACCCGAGACTACGCGTATTTTGATTACTGCGGATCAGAGTCCTGAGCTGCGGCAGAAGGTGATCAACTCGGGAAGTATAGATCATGTGCTTTATAAGCCTGTTCGGAAAGAGGAGCTGCAGCCCCTTTTGGAAGGACGAGTCAAGGCGCAGAGTCAGAGTAATTCAAGCGAATCTTCAAGCGCGAATTATAAGGATTGGTTGCTGGCTGGGAGTAAATCCCAGGGCCGTGAGGGTTTGATTCGGGCGGAAGCGCAGCTGCGTGAAGGCCAGGCCAGAATTCTTGTGGTTGATGATCTTCCGGATATGCGGCATCTGATTGCTGAGTCGCTGCTTTCGCTGGATTATGGGGTTATTGAAGCGGAAGATGGGCGGCGGGCTTTGGAAATGGCTCGGAATTATCGTCCGGATTTGATTATCAGTGATTGGATGATGCCTCATCTGAACGGACCGGAGCTTCTAAAAGAGTTGCAGGCTGATGCTGAATTGCAGTCCACGCCGACAATTTTATTGACTGCAAAAGGGGATGAGCTGAGCCGTATCGAGGCGATGCAGCTGGGGGCGATTGCATTTCTTTCCAAGCCCTTTGATATTGCAGAGCTGGTGAATACGGTTCATAACCTGATTCGGTTGAAAGAGAGTGAGAAGAAGATCAAGGAACTGAATCGGCATATGCGGGAGCATGTTCTGCAGCGCTTCTTCCCGGCTCAGGTTTTGAAACGTATCTGTGAGGGTGAGGTGGCCTTTGGTTCGGGCAGCAGCCTTTTGCCTGTGACCATTCTTTTCGCCGATCTCTGTGAATTCACCCGCAACTCCAGTGTTCTTGGGCCGCGGAAAATCTCAGAGATCCTGAACGTCTACCTCAGCCGCATGAGCGACATCGCGTTCGCGCATGGCGGGACTGTGGATAAATTCATTGGTGATGGTGTGATGCTGATCTTCGGTGCGCCCGAGCCTCTGGAATCGGCGGAACAAGTCCGCCGCGCTTGTGCCTGTGCGTTGGCCATGCAGGAAGCGATCGAGGATTTGCAAAAGACCTGGCAGGCGCAGGGTTTGCCCCTGTTCCAGATGCGTGTCGGGATCCACCATGGGCCGGCCCTTGTCGGTATGTTTGGGAATGAGCGGCGCTCTGACTATACTGTCATCGGGCCGACTGTGAATATTGCGTCACGCGTGGAAAGTGCAGCCGAGCCGGGCGCGATTTTTATCACGCAGGTGGTGCGGGATTACCTTGATGGTGAAAATCAGTGGCAAAGTGCCGGCGGTTATAAGTTGAAGGGTATTGATGGGGAGTCGCAGCTCTATCGACTGCTTAAAACACCGAATGCTTTGAAAGCGGCGGGTTGA